One window from the genome of Eleginops maclovinus isolate JMC-PN-2008 ecotype Puerto Natales chromosome 15, JC_Emac_rtc_rv5, whole genome shotgun sequence encodes:
- the mep1a.1 gene encoding meprin A, alpha (PABA peptide hydrolase), tandem duplicate 1 isoform X1: MERVLLLFGLVALAASFTIPVSPEVHEVYENGEDENPILNKGSDTNLFEGDILIPEGRNALIDKRYRWKFPIPYILGDDLDLNAKGCVHQAFEMYRLKSCIDFKPYEGEKTYIKFEKRGGCFSSVGDQQTGQILSLGSGCDHKAVIEHELLHALGFYHEQSRTDRDDYVDIWLDQVSPGMGHNFNKYNDDFITDQNTAYDYESIMHYRPFSFNKNESIPTVTTKIPEFYNIIGQYLDFSKMDTLRLNRMYNCSGPLTLLDQCAFEYASICGMIQASTDDADWVHTKTSVNEEDHTLLGRCRDAGYFMHFSTMTGKPAESALLESRTLYPKRKLQCLQFFYKMTGNSQDRLVIWVKMDDGTGAIRKMMKIHTFNADSDHKWKIAHVPMEVGVKFRYAFQAVRGDPSASAGGIYIDDISLTETRCPNAVWTIPNFSKIIETANINTVIDSPRFYSPEGYGYGVRVYPLSTYTDYTGNYTGLYFYLTSGVNDAVLQWPAVNRQATLVVMDQDPDIKLRMSTARSLTTDMRMTSDGKLFWDNPSKVGKYDESCRCYKSQTWGWRNFVKHFDLRRRNYLKNDDLIIFIDFEDIRSLIKTEVPIKPAE, from the exons ATGGAGCGAGTGCTGTTATTGTTCGGATTGGTGGCTCTGGCCGCTTCATTCACT ATACCTGTTTCCCCTGAGGTTCATG AGGTGTATGAGAATGGCGAGGATGAGAACCCCATCCTGAATAAAG GATCAGACACCAACCTGTTCGAAGGGGACATTTTAATTCCA GAGGGAAGGAATGCCTTGATTGACAAGAGATACAGATGGAAATTTCCAATTCCTTACATTCTGGGTGATGATTTGG ATCTGAATGCCAAGGGTTGCGTCCACCAGGCCTTTGAGATGTACCGGCTGAAGTCCTGTATCGACTTCAAGCCTTATGAGGGAGAGAAGACGTACATCAAGTTTGAAAAGAGAGGAGG GTGTTTCTCCAGCGTTGGGGACCAGCAGACCGGTCAGATTCTTTCCCTGGGGTCGGGGTGTGACCACAAGGCGGTGATCGAACACGAGCTGCTGCACGCTCTGGGATTCTACCACGAACAGTCCCGCACAGACCGGGACGACTATGTGGACATCTGGCTGGATCAAGTATCTCCAG GAATGGGACACAACTTCAACAAATACAACGATGACTTCATCACCGATCAGAACACGGCGTACGACTATGAGTCCATCATGCACTACAGGCCCTTCTCCTTCAATAAGAACGAATCCATCCCTACCGTCACCACCAAAATCCCAGAGTTCTACAACATCATTGGCCAATACCTGGACTTCAGCAAGATGGACACCCTCAGGCTCAACCGGATGTACAACTGCT CGGGTCCGCTCACCCTGCTGGACCAGTGTGCCTTTGAGTATGCCAGCATCTGCGGGATGATCCAGGCCTCCACTGATGACGCCGACTGGGTCCATACCAAGACCAGTGTGAATGAAGAGGATCACACACTCCTGGGAAGATGCAGAG ATGCTGGTTACTTCATGCACTTCAGCACCATGACTGGAAAGCCAGCAGAGTCGGCTCTGCTGGAATCCCGGACCCTCTATCCAAAGAGGAAGCTCCAGTGTCTGCAGTTCTTCTACAAGATGACCGGAAACTCCCAGGACAGGCTGGTGATCTGGGTCAAGATGGATGATGGCACAGGGGCTATTCgtaaaatgatgaaaatacaCACCTTTAATG CCGATTCTGACCACAAATGGAAGATCGCCCATGTCCCAATGGAGGTGGGGGTAAAATTCCGCTATGCCTTCCAAGCTGTGCGCGGTGATCCCTCTGCATCTGCCGGTGGCATCTACATAGACGACATCAGCCTGACCGAGACACGCTGTCCCAATGCTGTGTGGACGATCCCGAACTTCTCCAAGATCATAGAGACGGCCAACATCAACACAGTGATTGACAGCCCTCGTTTCTACAGCCCTGAGGGTTATGGTTACGGTGTCCGTGTGTATCCCTTGTCCACGTACACAGATTACACAGGGAACTACACTGGGCTGTACTTCTACCTCACCAGCGGGGTCAATGATGCTGTTCTGCAGTGGCCAGCAGTAAACAGACAGGCGACCTTGGTGGTAATGGACCAAGACCCTGACATTAAGCTACGGATGTCCACAGCTCGCAGCCTCACTACTGACATGAGGATGA CATCAGATGGAAAGCTGTTTTGGGACAACCCCTCCAAGGTGGGAAAGTATGACGAGTCCTGCCGCTGCTACAAAAGTCAGACATGGGGCTGGAGGAACTTTGTCAAGCATTTTGACCTCAGGAGGCGCAATTACCTCAAGAACGATGACCTCATCATCTTCATCGACTTTGAGG ATATAAGATCACTGATCAAAACTGAAGTTCCCATTAAACCGGCGGAGTAG
- the mep1a.2 gene encoding meprin A subunit alpha: MGSGDILRKVAALIGVFAVLKVQAVPLTGDNADAGELRDDILEINRGLNHLFEGDIAVDPSRNAIVDQTRRWKFPIPYILTDSLDLNAKGVILQAFEEYRLRSCVDFKPYEGESSYVSFTKLDGCWSFVGDDNVGQNVSIGARCDTKAIVQHELLHALGFYHEQSRSDRDDYVKIWWDQIEEGMEHNFNKYEDDFIMDLNTPYDYESIMHYRPLSFNKNESIPTITTTIPYFNEVIGQRLDFSAVDITRVNRMYDCANTHTLLDQCSFELINICGMVQNEADNADWVQTLSNPADPDHTLAGRCRDSGYFMKFDTSSAATGNSALLESRILYPKRGEQCLQFFYKMTGAAGDQLVIWIRTDDGTGTVQNDRKIHTITGNGDAAWKIAHVTLKVTEKFRYFFQGIRGSSTSSGAILIDDITLTESICPSAVWQIPKFSNLLTTTLPGTPVKSQCFYNSEGYSFGINVYPRGKDSAYPDYVGMTFYLCSGENDAVMEWPAKNRQATIVAMDQDPDVKLRMSSTRSFTTDTDPRWNKPTATSVQEFGWSTFISIKHLQSRSFLKNDDLIITAEFNDLTHLIKTEVPVTQAPPSDEIQDEKPAIEVKMRPEARKHRESRAANPCGPNHCLNGGMCVESEGEASCRCASSQTTYYSGKRCEKTNMDRGILGALIGGAAGTVVLTLAIFTIIRRAQ, encoded by the exons ATGGGCTCAGGAGACATTTTGAGGAAAGTTGCTGCGCTTATTGGAGTATTTGCAGTTTTGAAG GTGCAAGCTGTTCCACTCACCG GTGACAATGCAGATGCTGGTGAACTGAGGGACGACATACTTGAGATCAATAGAG GGTTAAACCACCTGTTTGAGGGAGACATTGCGGTTGAT CCCAGCAGGAATGCAATCGTTGATCAAACAAGAAGGTGGAAGTTTCCCATCCCCTATATCCTAACGGATTCTTTAG ATCTGAATGCTAAAGGTGTGATCCTCCAGGCTTTTGAGGAGTACCGTTTGAGGTCCTGTGTGGACTTCAAGCCCTATGAGGGAGAAAGCAGCTATGTCTCCTTCACTAAGCTGGATGG ATGCTGGTCATTTGTTGGAGATGATAACGTAGGCCAGAATGTGTCCATTGGGGCAAGATGCGACACTAAGGCAATCGTGCAACATGAGCTCCTCCATGCTCTCGGCTTTTACCATGAACAGTCTCGCTCAGATAGAGATGACTATGTCAAAATCTGGTGGGACCAGATTGAAGAAG GGATGGAGCACAATTTCAACAAATATGAGGATGACTTCATCATGGATTTGAACACACCATATGATTATGAGTCCATTATGCACTACAGGCCTCTGTCATTCAACAAGAACGAAAGCATCCCCACAATCACCACCACCATACCGTACTTTAATGAGGTCATTGGTCAGCGGCTGGACTTCAGTGCTGTAGACATCACCAGAGTCAACCGCATGTACGACTGTG CTAACACCCACACCCTCTTGGACCAGTGCTCCTTTGAGCTGATCAACATCTGTGGAATGGTCCAGAATGAAGCAGACAACGCAGACTGGGTCCAGACACTGAGCAACCCAGCAGATCCAGACCACACTCTGGCAGGGCGCTGTAGAG ATTCCGGCTACTTCATGAAGTTTGACACATCTTCCGCCGCAACTGGAAACAGTGCATTGCTCGAGTCACGTATCCTCTATCCAAAGAGAGGCGAGCAGTGCCTGCAATTCTTCTACAAGATGACTGGAGCAGCCGGGGACCAACTGGTGATATGGATAAGGACTGATGACGGAACAGGGACCGTACAAAATGACAGGAAGATCCACACCATTACAg GTAATGGAGATGCTGCCTGGAAAATAGCCCATGTGACTCTCAAGGTGACAGAGAAGTTCCGATATTTCTTCCAAGGCATCAGAGGATCATCCACCTCCTCGGGTGCCATCTTGATCGATGACATCACTCTTACTGAGTCCATTTGCCCCAGTGCTGTCTGGCAGATCCCCAAATTCTCCAACCTCCTCACCACCACCCTACCTGGCACCCCGGTAAAAAGCCAGTGCTTCTACAACTCGGAGGGCTACTCATTCGGTATCAATGTTTACCCAAGGGGAAAAGACAGTGCGTACCCAGACTATGTTGGCATGACCTTCTACCTGTGCAGCGGGGAAAATGATGCAGTGATGGAGTGGCCAGCCAAAAACAGACAGGCAACCATCGTTGCTATGGACCAGGACCCTGATGTAAAACTGAGGATGTCTTCTACAAGAAGCTTCACCACAG ACACTGATCCCCGCTGGAACAAACCAACAGCTACTTCAGTTCAAGAATTTGGCTGGAGCACTTTTATTTCAATCAAGCATCTGCAGAGTAGGAGCTTCCTCAAAAACGATGACCTCATCATTACGGCTGAATTCAACG ATCTGACTCATCTGATCAAGACTGAGGTGCCTGTCACACAGGCCCCACCAAGTGATGAAATCCAGGATGAGAAGCCTGCCATCGAGGTGAAAATGAGACCGGAGGCTCGTAAACACAGAGAATCACGGGCTGCCAACCCGTGTGGCCCCAACCACTGCTTAAACGGAGGCATGTGTGTGGAGAGTGAAGGGGAAGCctcatgcag GTGTGCATCAAGCCAGACCACTTATTATTCTGGTAAGAGGtgtgagaaaacaaacatggacaGAGGCATTCTGGGAGCTCTGATTGGTGGCGCAGCAGGAACCGTAGTGCTGACACTGGCTATCTTCACCATCATCAGGAGAGCTCAGTGA